The sequence below is a genomic window from Anser cygnoides isolate HZ-2024a breed goose chromosome 8, Taihu_goose_T2T_genome, whole genome shotgun sequence.
ATTAGGAGGATGAAGAGAATGCTCAGCTGCCTTCCTACTCATTAGCTTGAGGGAAATTTCAGGTAATTCATAACCTTGGcagaatattttcactgaaCAGGTAGAAGTGGCTCCCAAAGAGTCTTCTGAGAAATTTGATGGAAGCTGAACTAGCTTTTTGGTTCTCAAATGACTGCAATAACTTGAGATGCATTCATAATACTGTCTTTCTGGTATTAAAGCTGTTTAATACCCTGATCTGCTTTACACACAAATGTAACTTGAACAACTTTTGGTATGTTTTAAGTACTTGATTTTCATGTGTATGTATAAAATGACTTAGTACTTTCTTGGCAAGAACTTTTTAACAACATGGGGGGGTTTATTACGATGTCTCTTTAATCTCCATTCTGAAGTTAATCCATGGTTTTCTTGAAGCCAAGTATCCATAACCTGGCACAACAATCCAGCTGATGGGGCAAGTAGATAAGGACAACAATGTTGTAATACGTAATACTTTTGTATAGCTTGGGTGTAGTTCTATTGAAAACTGTCTAGTATGATCATGAAAGAAATTAAGTCATATTTAAAGAGTAAgctaaaactttgttttaaaataaccagAAATTCAGCAGCCCAACCCTAGGACTTCAACTAAAGAGAGCACAATGCAGAAACAAGCTGACAGTGGTGAGCAATCTCCAGTGATGACTGAAGAGCTACAGCAGGTTATGCTAACTCCTTTGTCAGCAGCTCAGCTGACTGCTTCAATGCCAGCTGCAGTCCCTATAACAAAAGTAAGTTGTCTGAAATAACTTTCAGAAAGGTATTGAAATTACTGCTCCAGGTAATAACAGCAAAACCAAAGTAGCCATGCTTATAGCAGTGTATTTTCAAAACTTCTACTGTGATAGAAGATATCTAGAAGACTTAGATCACTTATTCCCTGATAAATAACAGGGCTAGTACTAACTTTCAGAAATATGCAGAAACTGGGATGACTGCTTGGTAAGTCTTTTAAATATGGtttaaatactgtttctttcaaagaaacaaagtaaaCTAAGATGTTCGTTCTTAAAGCATATTTCATCCCTCTGCAGGTTTCACCTTGATTTAAAATAGTTCTTTCCTTGTGGTCTAAATAAAGGCCttagtaataaaataaagctttttcctAAGTTCTATTAACTTCtaattttttcaatttaaaccAAATGCTTGAATCCCCCAAATAGCATGTTTAACTAGCTGGGAAAGGTGTTTGTAGCCCACAAAAGCAAATTCTTATATGAATTGTATGTGAACAGCGACACTTTTGATCAAATAGGCTTGTAACAGATTAGCTTTATTTATCCTCCTCCAATGAGGAACAGGCATGTGCACCAGGCTTTCCAAGAGGGTTTTTACACATTTACACTGAACAGCTTGAACATAATGGCAAAGCACATGCATCTCTTCCAAACCCAATACAATCCAGggtaaaaaaaagacaaacttgTACATAAATCCCTCTGCTAGGTTTAAAATAAAGTCACTTTTTCTTCCCATGGTATTCATCTTCTGGGTATCTTATAACTTCTTATCTTCTTGGAGTTTTCTTGATTGGCTAAAAGCTACCCACAACCTAcctacttttctttctcatacaTTTCAGACTGAGCTTGGCATTGGCTTGTAATGCCTTGTAGGCTCAGTATAAACTTGTGGATATAACAAGTTATTCTGGTTTCATTAGCTGTAGAAGTTTTGAGACACTCTAGACTTTCTTGTGTAGTCTCAAAGCTGACCATTCTCTCACTGTTCTGGatgtatgtattttaaactgCAAAATCTCTTTTCTAGACAAAAAAAGGTGTGAAGAGGAAGGCTGATACTACAACTCCTACGACTTCAATATTCAAAGCAAGCAGTGAATCTTTGGCAACATTTAATGAAAGTAAAGCTATTAAAGCATGCAGAGGTGATGATGAATGCATGATACCAAATAAGCTTCTGAAGAGGGACTTGCCAGATTCTCAACAGTCACAtggatttcttaaaaaaaatcgGTTATCagaacaactaaaacattgtaATGAGATTCttagagaaatgttttcagagaaacattCGGCATATGCATGGCCCTTCTTAAAACCTGTAGGTGTTGCATCCTTCTCACTTGGCAAGGAACAAGGGATCACTAAATGTTCTACAGACCTAGGAACCATAAAGGTAAGGGAAACTGGGCAATTTGTCTGCTTAAATCCATTGTCATTACTGTAGCTATTTTAAGTCTTAGTTGAAGAGGTGCCATGAAAGCAGCTTCTggtttgaaagaaataatgggCATAGATCCTATGTACAGTTCTCTTCCAGGAAGCCACAACTTAATACAGAAAGTCTGTCTCATTGTGACTATGTGCATGCTGACTAATCTACCTTGAAAAAGCTAATTAAAGGTGTGGTGGGAATTACCCTTGTCCATGAAGTGTTTCCAAGCAGGCTGCTAATAAAGCATATTAAATAGCCTTAAGTCTGCCTGCACAATGCTGTTGCTCTTGCTCTAGAAAACTATAATTTTGTAATGCCTGCTTCTGTCTGAACCTCAAAGTCCTTGGAGTGCCCTGGAACCTCAAACACTGGATATCTGTGACacctttttaccttttctgtgGAAAGTATCCCTTCTAGAAGAAGATATTAGTGGCAGTAGCTTGCAAATACTGGGTAGATCCATTGGGGTTGAATTATTTACTGCAGATCCACTGTTGTACAGAGGTACTTCTAAAGTTAACCACTAAATatgtttaatttcctttcctctagaaaaaaatggataacTTTGAATATAGAGATATACAAGAATTTGCCACAGATGTTAGGTTAATGTTCATGGATTACTACAAACGTAACTCTCCAGACCATGAAGCAGTTGCTATGGCAAGAAAACTTCAGGTGAGTTATTGTTTAAGTCAGATTTGAAACAGGAAACAGAATAGGACTAAAGATACCCTTGGTCATCTTAAGTCCTGATGTAGCATCTACTAATGTTACTAACTACTATGTTGTGTAGTTctagaaaacaagcagcagcttcacAATGTTTTGAGAAGTGAGCACCTATTTGCTGTTCCTAAACCTCACTCTTTAGGACGTTTTTGAGATGCACTTTGCCAAAATTCCTGATGAGCCTGCTGCAAGTGTTTCTCTCCCACTACACacaagagaaatgagaaaagtttATTCTAGTGACAGCAGTAGTGATGactcttcagaagagaaatcATCTGAAGACtctgaaaaggagagaagagtgCACCTTGCAAAGCTTCAGGAGCAAGTAAGCATTAGTACTCAGTGTGTGGTTGCTGACTGTAATCTCTCTGATAGCGCCCTTGCAATTGTCCATTCTAGAGCTTAGCATTATGAATCAGTATTTACAAGACTCTAAGGAATACAGATGACTGTAATACTAAACTTTACCCCTGTTTGGAGGCACTTGCAAAGATTTTTAATCTGCAAGTGAATAGTGCCTCAGCAACTACAAAGTTTTTACTAAATCATGAGTCTAGTGTTCTTGCCTAGCGTCTTTTCAGATGAGAtttgttttgaacaaaaataagaCTGTTGCCATGACACCATGGATGAGAGCATCCAGGTACTCTGTACGCAGCTTAGTGGCGTGTGATTCTAAATGTCATTTGCTTCATGTGGTTGAAGAGCTCTGGTTTTATGTTCAGTGTTTCAGGGTGTGCTAGTTGCTTTAGGTAGTCATGAATGTTTTTACACCTCTTAAAAGCAAGTCATTAAACTCTACTCAAGAAAGCTCACTATGAAATAAAACCAAGGAATTTCATGCTGATGCCAATAGCATGGCTTTGTTTTACTGGCTAATAGTAGTCTTGCTTTTGCATGAGCATATCACTCTAAACTGTTGCTGTATCTACAATCCAGGGAGAAAACTAGCATTTGTTCTGCTAGTTTAGTTTTCAGTGTTTACCAGAGTAGTGCATATCCTATGAATATAGACCTAAAGATAAATACTATTGAGAAGGCTCTCTTTTAGAATTTTAGTTGAGTGGGGTTGAATTCTAGTTCTCATTGTTCATTCATCTTTCTAATCCCTATGAGATTTAAACAAACTTTTTAGGTTTAGGTCTTTCACTGAAGCTTAGTTAATGTTCCAGCTAGCCATTTCATATCACAAAATAGCTGAGGCTTACAGATTGAAGAAGCCCAAGCCCAACTCAAGCTAGCAAATACAGGCATTTGGGAAGCACACGAGTGCTTAATTTAAAGAGAAGCTGCTGCATTactcctgcttttttctttttttttgctgttcttcataGTATGCTGGAAGACATATGCTCTTAGAAATGCCTATATAAAATAAGTAGCCCCATCTTCTAAATGCGTAGTCTGTGACTTTGTTGAAAGAGTAAGatgtttggggggggaaaaacatTAGAAAGCAAATACTACTAATATCCATTTGGGTGCCACAAGCCTCCTGTGATTTATAGGAACAGTTCATAGCTTTCTACTATCTTAAGACTcaactttttgttttggtagCTTAACGCTGTTCACCAGCAGCTACAGGCTTTGACCAGAGCATCCTTACCtagactgaaaaggaaaaaagggaagactaaaagggaaaaaaggaagaacaaggcaaaatctaaaataaaaagcctgaatcagaagaagaaagacCTAAAACACAagtcaaagaaaaagcagtcttTAAGCACGTAAGTGTGGGGGATTTGTGTGggtgttaaattattttaaactgctGTTACTGTGGTATACTTCTTGTTGCAGTCAACCAAAGAAAACCACGCAGCAGGTCTTGTTGGCACATAAGTCGGAAGATGATGGTGCCAAGCCTATGAATTATGATGAAAAAAGGCAGCTGAGTTTGGACATAAATAAACTCCCTGgagacaggctggggaaagTAGTCCATATAATACAGTCAAGAGAACCTTCTCTGAGGAACTCTAACCCTGATGAGATAGAAATAGACtttgaaactttaaaaactTCAACACTCAGAGAACTAGAGAAATATGTGGCAACGTGTTTGAGGAAGAGACCAAGAAAGCAGCATGGTATGTAGCAtaaataatgctttaaaaagattttattagatcagttttctgttttgctgcaaTGTTAACTTCTGTTTCATGTACAGTTAAAAAATCAGTGAAGTCAAAAGAACAACGTAATTCTGAGAGGAAACAAGAGCTAGAGAAGAGACTACTGGATGTCAATGGTCAGCTGAACCCGAAGAAAGGAAACTGCAAATGTAACATGACTTTCATTCATTTGCTAAGAGCTTAGTGTTGTGCCTGTGTACTCTTATGCTGTTGGGGATTTTCTCTTCAGAATATTTGGGTCTTAAGCTTCCGCTTGTCAGTCTGAAGATTGTTCCTGGGGTGTCACAGCAGCAAAATAGACAGGACAAGTAACTTGTTGAAAACATCTGCCTTATTTCTTGTACTTAATCCTTTATTAAGGTAAAGATGGTAGATCTTGCTTTTGCAGTAGAAGACGAGACACAACAATGGGGCTGGTGAAGTTCATGTCGGGCATGCTATTGCTGATGGCCAATGCTATACTGAGAAATCCAACTAAAGACTTATCTCCACCCCTAATCCTATTCTTCTGGATTAGATGGCCAAAGCCTGGCCCAGTGCATTCAAGTGCCTTAAAAGGCTAGTATGGATTGAATAAACTTGGTATCAAAgctgtttctttaaagaaataagcaaTACCTGTCACACCAGCACTTTGATATGAATCTTAcagttgttttggttttgatccCTTCACAGCGTAAGACACTGAACACATCCCTTACACTGACATACGAAAacaaaggggaggaaaaaagccctGCAGTTTACTTGTTTATAATTCACTTTGTCTCACAGAGATCCAAGAATAACAAACTAGTTATACTTGTTTGGCTGCGGACTCACTATTGTCATTGTGCTAGCAGAACTTCTGTATCAGTGACAGCTGTGCTGTGTCTTTAGGCATACAGAATTGCCTTAGGAGACTCAATTCAGTTTTTCAGGCAATAATGCATTTCAATATCAAAAGCAAGAAATTCAGTACATCCTTGACCATATTGACAGTTACTCATGGATCTCATGCAAGGAGTGAGAACAAATCAATGTGGCTGATGCTACTATTATAGGTCAAGTTGCTCCTCATTAAACTAGTGAGTACTACTATTGCCCTTTATTGGATAGCTATTAAGCTCCCATGtgaaaacacttttctgaagTGATAGAAGCAGTCTTGCAAGGCACAGGCTTGTGTTCAACATAAGCTCAGGCAACAGTTTTCCTGTCTGGTAATACACAATGGCTTGAAAACATCCTAGAAAGAACAGCTGTAAGAAGCAGCTAAAATCAGTTGCTAAGACCCttggggaaagggaggaagcaggctagatgatctttaaaagTGGCATTTGACTCCTTTGCAAGGAAGAGCTTAAGCTGGCATTTAGCAAAGATATATCCAAGGAAACAGGTATGTGGCTTCTTGTTGAAACTTCTATCAGAGCAACACACttgaaaaaagctttttgacTATAAAATATAAACTAAGTTAAATCAACCCTGCAGATGCAAAATAATCAGATGGTGGTGAGGTGGCAAAAGATACGATACAAGATGATAATTCTGGGGTACATACAGCTTGAGAAGAAGGAGAGTCATCCTTTGATAAAGGCCTAAGTGTGCAAGTTTGGCAGTGgcaacaaacagaaacagacttaacagcaggaaaacttcTGGGGAAAACTCTGCTTGAAAACTCTACTTGAACTGGCTTAGCAGAAGCTATAACCTAGTTTAGGATTACAAGTTGTGTGGTTACAGCTCCTCAACTCAATTTCATTGATACAACTAGCTTGCTGCTGGTAAATATCCCTCTTCtataaagatttaaaatctACTGCTAAGCTGACAGGGAAATGATAGAAGACCAGTTGGAGCACAGGCCTGCTAAGGTGGTTCCTAATCTTGTATGTGAAGATTGATTGAAGGGTGTTTtgaattcttcctttttgtccTTCAGTTGAAAGCAATGCTGAGTCTGGTATTGGACCAAGCCGACTGAGTGACAGCAGCAACAGTAGCAGTTCCTTGGACTCTGGCAGCAGTACTAGCAGTGATTCTAGCTCCTCAGATAGCAGCGACTCTGAATCGGGTCAGAAAGCTTCCTTTTGTGCCTGTGCAGGCAGAATATCTGCCTTCAGATTTAGTACCTACTGTTCCAAATGCTTACCAAGAATCTGTCATTCTTGTTCGCTTGTTCCATGTTGAAGGATTAATTCCAGTGCTATTAAATGAATGTCTTaaaactgagtttaaaaaaaaattgtgaaactTATCAATGAAGAATTCTAGATTAAAAACCAATGAAGAATTTTAGATTAAAATTTGCTAGCAAGAGGTCTGTATATCTAACCTGGGGATCTGGCTATCAGGCTATAGCTTGACTGTTATTTtactcctttttaaaaatttgatttATGTTAATTGTTCAGTATGCCACACAAAGAGCCTTACCTTGTTGGTGAAGTTTAGTCCCTAAGCCTAGGGACAAAAGTACCAATAGTACTGACTGTAGAGCCAAACTCTACCCTGCTGCTTAAGTTGTCTCAAGCTTGTGCAAGGGACATTAGCATTGCAGCATCAAGGCATTAGAGTGATGCTTCTAGGATGCTTTGTCTGTTTGGGACAGAATAGACTTCCCAAATGTGAGGTGTAGATATCTGTATGTGGTAACAGTCTAAGGCTGGATGAATCCCATGCAGGCTGCTTCAGCATGGAGAAGCAAATGCAGTGAAACCCTTGTAGCAAAGATCTTGCTTAACTTTATCAAGTTCAAGTATTCAAGATAATGTTTCTTTCCTTGTGAGGTTTGGCTCTCTGGGTACAACTGCAACTTATATCTTGTATGTGTGAATAATGCAACATGTGGATGactgatttcttcttttcctttcccctctttctgCTCACCTTACTGTATTTACAGTTACAGAAACATGctcaaaacagaatgaaaccaGGCAGAACTGTCCAATTTCTATGGAGCAACCTCAGGTAAACTGACTGAAATGTGTATAATGCTTTTGCTCTAAGCAGTTACTTGTTACATAGTGTTAttgaaaatcattatttccCAAGCTATACTCATTTCCTGCTAAATTTGAGTATAGCTTGAATACTACTTGTTACATAGGACTGACTGAAGTAGATTTAAAAGTTGTTTGTTAAAAGTAGTTTCTTTAGCTGTACAGAAGCTGAGGTACTGGGAGAACTGTTTTACCCCttacaaacacaaacactgTGGTAGCTCACAAGGGctaggagaagggaagggaaaacatAAGGAGAAAATGCTTCGCCCCTACTCTCCCACCCaccaaaaaaatcctttccagcTTATTCTTTGAGTATAAAATTGACTGGTGTGCAAACCCAACTTATTTTTccctgcttatttttttctatatataaatAACCTCACTTCTACACACTTTAATTGCATGAGTATCCTAGGTATTTTCTGCTATACCTGCTATATCTCTGTGGTATCATTTTGAGCAACAGCAGAGTTGTATGTAGAAACATTTAATGCCTCTAAGACTGAATTCTCTATTCCTGTATATGCAGTGGGTGTTAATTCCTGTCAGGGTTGTCTCTGCCTCTCACAGCTTCCTTTAAAGCTTCCAGAGATGGAGACCTCAGATTTCAAAGCAAGGAGGATGAAGGCTTTGCAATGATCTTATGACAgacttgctttcatttaaagTGCTTAGTTTGATATAGGAATCCAGCCTGCGAATTTGCAAggatgcagaagcagcagctgaataATAGTCAGACTTGAAGGGAAGAATTATGCAACACTTTTTTGTGCTATAAAGCTCAGtctctgcaaaagcaaaatgaagacaaaaaactGGAGGAAACAGGATACAGGAATTATGTTGCAGCTTGGTCAGTTACAACAATGCCAAACTGATTTAGAATAACAGCAGATAATACTTCACAACAAAACGCAATGTGATCATTTGGTGGTTTTCGGTATCTGTCAAACCAAGGTAGGGCAGTTTATTTCATAGGGCTTTGTCACCTAAACTTCTTAGGAACACCAAACTACAAATACAAGGGCTACTAGATCCTATAAATAGTGGAAATGGGGAAGGGAATAAatagttattaaaaattaagatttgACTTATTAATTACTTCAGTCTCCTTCCAGAGAATACCACTGGGCTTACAGAAGATGCCCTGTGATGCTGTTCTGCAAGCACAGCCCTCATCTTCTACCAGTAGCTTGCAAATTTCTGGATCGTCTGAATTGCAGCAGCCATCTCCAAATGTGCTACAGAGGCTTCAGCCTTTACAGAGTAGATCTCTTAAACCACCAGAACAAAATACCCAGTCTCCCTCAGGTAACATCTTTATGCAAGAATCATGCTATTTGATTGAAACCTGAAGAAAGAAGCAGTGGCAGAACTGATGTTCTTACTGGCCAATAGGCTTATCTTAAGGTTTTGGAGGCATCAAGTGGGTAATAACAAGTTCTTGCAGGGTGTGGATTATAAGGAGCATGATGTAGATAAAAGTATGATCAGATAGAACTTGAGATTACTCTGGCGCTTATGCTGGGGCAGAAGAGCATTGAAGCAGGGAGAGGTGTTCCCTCCCTCAAAGAGAAGCAATTGGAGACAAGATGACAAATGATGCCTTAATGAATCTAAGGTTACAAGAAGTATTCAACATCCCAGGGCAGGAATTAAATGCTtaaacccaccaccaccactgaaGTTAACATCAAATTCAATACTAACTGAATTTGAGAGCCTCAGGCACTCTGAAATGATTACTGCTTGCTCTCCAAATATATCAAATGGAAGTTGCTTAAACTTGATTAAGGAGCTGTTCTTCTTCCCTCCATCACACTAAAAGGTCTAACTTTGACACTTCTGAGGGTTTGGGTAAAAGGCAGTTTGAGCTGGttgctgaaaatctgaaaaacgAATTTAAAAACGAATAGAAATAACTCTTTTATAGTACAACTAGGATACACATCTTCACAGCTAGTTAATCCACTCTAAACAGTGACCTAATTTTGAGATGTAGGGTTGTACTTTGCAGGTTATGGGGAATCATTCACCTCTTTTTCTTGGGTATGATCACAACTGCATGCTCTGCACAATGTTCCACTCACCCCAAAGTCTGAGTGCTCCTAGGACAAACCAGCCTTTTGTCACCCACTGTACACATCCTCTTCCAGAGGTGAATGCATCTCTCCATCACATTCACTTCaaatagcctttttttaaagcacacacTTACTCCTTTAAGATCTGATGTAATACTTCAGGCTTGAACTTGATGCAATGAGGTCACTTTAGATCTATAACAAAGCCCTTACCTAAAAGCCTACTAAATAAGTTGTTCTCATCCTTAATAAGAGCCTGAATTCATGGGCTGCAACATAAAAGGAAAGTTTGGCATTATCAACTTCAAAATGCACTATAAggcttccttttatttctcttctcttcagtgCTACAGGTTAAACTCAAGTAGCCCTGGTAGACATAGAGGTCAAAAACCCACCATGTAAACCTACAGTTGTGCAAAAGAAATGAGCAATTAATACTGTGTTCTCACTCTAGAAATATCAATCTCTATAAGTTCAACAAAACTCTGATTTAGGAGGATAGCTCCTGTataaatgttgctttttcttcctgctcctaAAGGCATAGGAATGGGGGCTTTCAGGTTGATAGATCAGATGGTGCAAAATTCAGTCAGTCCATTTGTCTCCATAGGTTTGTCTCCATAGGTCTGTCTCAATATGGACTTGGAGAATATCCTGGTTAGAAGGCCTCTGCATGTGTTGGACTCTACATAAGGAATCTACATAAGGAAGCTATTGTTATTGCAGCAACAGGATCTCTTCAATCTTTGGGTATTAAATTCTTTCTCAGTATGGTTTCAAACATAGCTGCTTTAGCCAGGttttaatacctttatttttcttcaatggGTTGAAATCAACTCTTCTCTTGGGGCTATGAGTACAAGAATGCTTTGTCCTTCCTTGCAAGAAACAACCTCCCCTTTATCATTTGCATCCGCTATCTAAGGTCTCTAATATTGCACAAACCTGAGTCTCAATATCTTCCATTGTTCAAGGGTTACTCTACTACACCCTCTTGCACAGAGAAAAGGTACCACTGAACTAAAGTAATATAGCTGTTCTCTATCCTGATTTGTAGAGGAGGGGCAAATGCCTTTACAAATGTAAGAGCTGCCTTCTACTACATTGTACCATGTTAAGGGTTAGGAGCTTGTATCAGTTTCTCATATTCTACTTGGTCTGTTGCTTAGAATCTGAGCAGCTCATGTTATAAATCCAAAGTGTTAATATAAGAACACACTTTGACTCCCAGAACATGAATGAAAGCTACTTCTACTGTGGTGTTTGCAGAAGCTAGTGGCAACAGCTTACTGCTCTCATTCGGCATCCTTCATACTGTTCATACTGTTACTGTATAATAACCCATATGTTAAGCATCCCAGGGTATATTTTGAAGTGTAATTTCCTCTTCTAGGTATGCAATAAAACTTCCCAGGTTGACAATGCTGATTGGAGTAAAGCTGAGAAAACAATTACTCTAGACAAATCAAACTTCAAAGAAGGGACAGTGAGAGAACCACTGATCTGATATCCCTAAGTCAAGAGCAAAGTATGTGTTGTCATAATAAAAACTAATTGATACCACGGCTATCAAGTTAAATGTATAGAACCTggcttaaagaaataaaattttgagcATCTGTACACCACTCTGTTTACAAAATAATGGGATGCTGCGCAGTTCTCCCTTCTTCTTTTgacttgctgctttttaaaagaaagttaaatGGATGTTATGTTCTTCTTcagtatttaatatataaagCACATGACTTTGATTTAAGGACTTAACTTTCTGACTTCAGTACAAGGGATAAGTAACTCGGTATTCCAGGAAGTTTGAGAGCACTGATTCTCTTATCTCTGCAGAACTCTGGCCTTTGAATTGTGTTCTGCTGAAGTTCTGCAGAGCTCTTTGCCCCGTGCCTTTGGATCAAGAGTAACGTTCTCAACTCTTCACCATGGGACAAACTTGCAGATATTACAAGAAAAGGGGTTCActgaaaactacaaaagaaTGCACTGGGCTTTGTGCATATTTCAAACTAAAGACTGAGCTGGACACTGAATCTCTATGCTGAGAACCAAGTGTTACAgacattatttttgttccttcttcagTCTTCCCTCTCCAAACACCTTGTATACCCTTGAACAGGGCAGGGAACAACCTGATGTAAGTAAAAGGCACAGCCTTATGACTGAGCTCTTTAACCCTGGCCAAAGAATAGTTCTTgagttacatttaaaaaaataaaaaacttgaTAGGCCCTAATGCTCTACACACTAATCCATATACACACTgatccatttttttaaacacttgtaACAGCTCAAGCAAATAATCATTCCTGAAGTTTCTGGGCCTTCTAAGACTTGGATTCTACCATGTGA
It includes:
- the BRDT gene encoding bromodomain testis-specific protein isoform X4 is translated as MYNEDLGTSGYTSLLKMSLPSQQCSKIVNPPPPEYINNKNSGCQTNQLQYLQRVVMKAMWRHNFSWPFHQPVDAAALNLPDYYSIIKKPMDLSTIKKRLEHNYYAKAAECIDDFKTMFLNCHIYNKPGDDIVFMAQELEKVFMQKIAQMPPEERLIPNKGKRKGKSSEEIQQPNPRTSTKESTMQKQADSGEQSPVMTEELQQVMLTPLSAAQLTASMPAAVPITKTKKGVKRKADTTTPTTSIFKASSESLATFNESKAIKACRGDDECMIPNKLLKRDLPDSQQSHGFLKKNRLSEQLKHCNEILREMFSEKHSAYAWPFLKPVGVASFSLGKEQGITKCSTDLGTIKKKMDNFEYRDIQEFATDVRLMFMDYYKRNSPDHEAVAMARKLQDVFEMHFAKIPDEPAASVSLPLHTREMRKVYSSDSSSDDSSEEKSSEDSEKERRVHLAKLQEQLNAVHQQLQALTRASLPRLKRKKGKTKREKRKNKAKSKIKSLNQKKKDLKHKSKKKQSLSTQPKKTTQQVLLAHKSEDDGAKPMNYDEKRQLSLDINKLPGDRLGKVVHIIQSREPSLRNSNPDEIEIDFETLKTSTLRELEKYVATCLRKRPRKQHVKKSVKSKEQRNSERKQELEKRLLDVNGQLNPKKGNCKFESNAESGIGPSRLSDSSNSSSSLDSGSSTSSDSSSSDSSDSESVTETCSKQNETRQNCPISMEQPQSPSREYHWAYRRCPVMLFCKHSPHLLPVACKFLDRLNCSSHLQMCYRGFSLYRVDLLNHQNKIPSLPQVCLNMDLENILVRRPLHVLDST
- the BRDT gene encoding bromodomain testis-specific protein isoform X1 produces the protein MYNEDLGTSGYTSLLKMSLPSQQCSKIVNPPPPEYINNKNSGCQTNQLQYLQRVVMKAMWRHNFSWPFHQPVDAAALNLPDYYSIIKKPMDLSTIKKRLEHNYYAKAAECIDDFKTMFLNCHIYNKPGDDIVFMAQELEKVFMQKIAQMPPEERLIPNKGKRKGKSSEEIQQPNPRTSTKESTMQKQADSGEQSPVMTEELQQVMLTPLSAAQLTASMPAAVPITKTKKGVKRKADTTTPTTSIFKASSESLATFNESKAIKACRGDDECMIPNKLLKRDLPDSQQSHGFLKKNRLSEQLKHCNEILREMFSEKHSAYAWPFLKPVGVASFSLGKEQGITKCSTDLGTIKKKMDNFEYRDIQEFATDVRLMFMDYYKRNSPDHEAVAMARKLQDVFEMHFAKIPDEPAASVSLPLHTREMRKVYSSDSSSDDSSEEKSSEDSEKERRVHLAKLQEQLNAVHQQLQALTRASLPRLKRKKGKTKREKRKNKAKSKIKSLNQKKKDLKHKSKKKQSLSTQPKKTTQQVLLAHKSEDDGAKPMNYDEKRQLSLDINKLPGDRLGKVVHIIQSREPSLRNSNPDEIEIDFETLKTSTLRELEKYVATCLRKRPRKQHVKKSVKSKEQRNSERKQELEKRLLDVNGQLNPKKGNCKFESNAESGIGPSRLSDSSNSSSSLDSGSSTSSDSSSSDSSDSESVTETCSKQNETRQNCPISMEQPQRIPLGLQKMPCDAVLQAQPSSSTSSLQISGSSELQQPSPNVLQRLQPLQSRSLKPPEQNTQSPSGYCNTPNGQNAQETEFQFSPEKDTGIKNIDSWVSLYKTMMLPAPVKTSAESFKQFRKAVLEKKDGQAQELKRPLVQAERELQNLPQEKERSHEGTGLDVIAIKDSESPEEEDKTKQLSEAQQHALVQDRNLARKMEQERRRREAMACTIDMNLQSDIMASFEESLE
- the BRDT gene encoding bromodomain testis-specific protein isoform X5, with amino-acid sequence MYNEDLGTSGYTSLLKMSLPSQQCSKIVNPPPPEYINNKNSGCQTNQLQYLQRVVMKAMWRHNFSWPFHQPVDAAALNLPDYYSIIKKPMDLSTIKKRLEHNYYAKAAECIDDFKTMFLNCHIYNKPGDDIVFMAQELEKVFMQKIAQMPPEERLIPNKGKRKGKSSEEIQQPNPRTSTKESTMQKQADSGEQSPVMTEELQQVMLTPLSAAQLTASMPAAVPITKTKKGVKRKADTTTPTTSIFKASSESLATFNESKAIKACRGDDECMIPNKLLKRDLPDSQQSHGFLKKNRLSEQLKHCNEILREMFSEKHSAYAWPFLKPVGVASFSLGKEQGITKCSTDLGTIKKKMDNFEYRDIQEFATDVRLMFMDYYKRNSPDHEAVAMARKLQDVFEMHFAKIPDEPAASVSLPLHTREMRKVYSSDSSSDDSSEEKSSEDSEKERRVHLAKLQEQLNAVHQQLQALTRASLPRLKRKKGKTKREKRKNKAKSKIKSLNQKKKDLKHKSKKKQSLSTQPKKTTQQVLLAHKSEDDGAKPMNYDEKRQLSLDINKLPGDRLGKVVHIIQSREPSLRNSNPDEIEIDFETLKTSTLRELEKYVATCLRKRPRKQHVKKSVKSKEQRNSERKQELEKRLLDVNGQLNPKKGNCKFESNAESGIGPSRLSDSSNSSSSLDSGSSTSSDSSSSDSSDSESVTETCSKQNETRQNCPISMEQPQRIPLGLQKMPCDAVLQAQPSSSTSSLQISGSSELQQPSPNVLQRLQPLQSRSLKPPEQNTQSPSGLSQYGLGEYPG